AAAAGCAATTGAGGCACTTGTAGACGAGATGTGTTGGTGGGCTGGATGAGTAGGCTGGAGGACCTCATCCCCGCATTCGAACTCAGGGCTGGGACGGCtgaagacgctggctggaaacagcgcgactgagtcgaggggCTTTGAGGCCTCCCAAGTGCCAAGTTCGTTGCGTCCCAGTGGAGAACACCCAGAAGCGTTGGCTGATCCTCCCACAGCAGGAAAACGGTCAAGAGATAAACAGCAGAGAGCTAGGGTCTCGTCGTCGTTGTCAGTTGGAATGAGAACCATGTGATTCCCATCAACCTTCAAACCTCTAAGAGGATCTACCTCAAGGACACCGGTACGGTTGTGGACCGACCCGTGCCAAAAACTATCGGTGTGGTAGCTTCGACAGTAGGCTGGAAGAGTTGAACCGATGGGGCAGGAGTCTGAGGCCGGCGGTGGAAGTTTTTTGGCTGATCCACAAATTCACGGAACTGCATCCCCGTGGGCCAGGTCGTTGTGTTCAGCGCGGCATCTTTGAGCGAAGGATCCAATCCgattttaaaagaaacaaatcTTCTAGTGGAGCCATCTACACCTTTCGGGAGCAATCGTTTCACTTCCACTGATGAGGTTATATCCAAGCAACGAGAAACTATTTTGTTGACATCTTCATCGGTTATTTGCGGTTGAAGTCCAGCTAGATACAGCCAGAACTTAGGTGCCGGAGGTGGAGGAACAACAAACGGGACTGAAAGATCACTAAGATCGATAGACTTAGTCCCCGTCATTGTTGAAGAGACTACCACGGCGACGCTTGATATTTGGTGACGGATACGCTTGTGGAGTCCCTTTCAGTGGTGGAAACAAAGAAGCTGCCATTGGTGGGTACTGCTTCGAAGCCATATCATCGACTTTTTTGGACAAAAGGTCGAGCTGATGCGTTAGTTTGTCCAAAGCAGTATCGGGGTAGTCGGTTTTTGGAGCGGAGCGGAGATTAGActagaaaaaaaagatagaaagtTCTATTATCTTGaatgtttaaatatttgaaactcCCCGCTGAACTATTAATTTCGAATTAAGGCTCCAGCCAAAAAAAAGGACTCTGTTTAAAAACAGtggttaaaataaaatacaagagTAAACCATGCCTTTTTCACGAATTTAAGCCCACTGTGACAGCGATCGAAGCGCGAGCCCTGGCAAAAATATGATTCCCTCCCCGTCGAATGATCAGTGCGAAGGTTTATGTTTGATTGGTTTTGCGGTTTTTGTGGGTCGCTGTCAAATCTGGACTGAGCTGAGACCCCGACGATGGAGACTTCGAATGGAGCGAAAAATGAAGATGACGACGGTGTGGCGTTGATGGTGATGCTTTTTAGCCGCATAGTCAGAGCGTGGCAGAAATCGAACAGCTGACTGAATTGATGAttgaaaggctgctgcttgAATGAATGACGGGGAGGGAAATGGAAATAAAATCCAACCTGTGTGCCTTTGTGCTGAAGGAATTTTGATTCAATGTTGGGATGCATGAAGAAGAACTGCTGTTGCGGCTTGTTTTTTGTTGCTGCcgtaagttaaaatttgaagaagCTGCAGCAAGTGGGAAAAATGCCGACCTACACGGTGCGATTTTCGCGTTCGCAGGTGAAACATTGTATTCCGGGTGGTTTATTTCTGAAACCGGGATTTTGACATCGATGTCAGTTTACGTGGTTTGCTTACTGGtctattattgaaaattttttgaaaattattttttttttaaatttagacaattttgacaattttgacaattttgacaattttgacaattttgacaattttgacaattttgacaattttgacaattttgacaattttgacaattttgacaattttgacaattttgacaattttgacaattttgacaattttgacaattttgacaattttgacaattttgacaattttgacaattttcactattttgagCTTGTTAGAATTAAAAGAGATTGATTGCATCTTATTGTTTAATTTCTCAGGCTTTTTGTGAGCAAATTATTATTGCAAATCTGTAGAAAATAGATTCTTGCTGAGTTATTTTATCAACTAATTATTTAGGAACACAACGAAGTAGTTTTTGTAAGCCTTGTTCAAATTAATGAGTAACatgtttttgttggaaaaaacgTTTGTTCAGTTTGATCGAGCGCAAACATTCATTGCTATTCGTTCGTGCTAAGCTTGTCAATTTTTTaccgtaatttatattttgtaCACTTATGTTAATACACTATTGTTTATGCGCTGAGCGATCatgtttatatattttttttattttcaatttggcaTACTAAACATTTTACACCCCTTCAAGCTGCTGCACAGCTTCGAAACTAGTTTaaacataaaacttttttgggGAATAATTTTCCACCACGACAGAACTGCATAAAATCGGACAGGAGGCAAGATAACAAAAAACGATATCACATAACAACATCACATGAACAATGTATCTACCCCATATGATATGGGACGAAATGCGGTGGTCAAACATGAAAACAACACCAAGCACACAAAACCGAAAGGCGCACATACAAGTTATGCTTGAAGGAGACTTGCTTGTTGTATTTGAGAAGGAAAATAAagggaaaaaagaaaagaaacaaacaaatgTCCGAGCTACTAACAACCGAACAGGCAGCGCTGCCAAAGATGAAAAACCATATATCTAGTCAACTCTACTGTCTATTGTAGTTTGGCATAGGAACACAACCACCCTTCATGAACCGGAGCTTCGAATATGAACCAAATTTCCAAGTGGATTTATGGGGTTTTCCTATGACTTGTTCAAATTGAGCCGGACGTTCATATGGAAAGTTAAGGCGATTCTATGTAcagaaaaatttcttattccttggaaaaattcaaacattttcttaaatgaagtattttttttagattaagtTATGATTTGAGCTGATaccaatgtttaaaaaaagtgtcattaattttttattttttgaaacttaacGACTGTTAAGGATTTAAATTGGGCTCCAATAAATTAATGTGATCTTAAAAACCGATAAATACCCATTTAATTGCATCAATaaattcatcatcatcaattttcatcacgCCTCAATCGAGCTCGGATGCATTTCCGAAAACCGACACATAAAGCACTGAAACTGGTCCGGAAAATCAACTCTCGTTTTCCCTCGTTTTGAGTTGATTGTTGCTTGCTTGTCGGTGCGGGGGTAGGAAAAAATGTGGGTGTCAGGGcggaaaatttcatccatccatgCCCTGTGCACTCGAAACTAACTTTGTGCAGTCACACTTGGTGGATTGCAGCGGTCATTTCATTCAGGTGACCACCATCATCAACGCTTCTGAGAGCTATGGTCTAGGACCCAGCATCATCAGTAGTTGGAATCTTTTTTGGTGGAAAAATGGTCAATATTTTAACGTCTCACGACAGCTTTTCGGTCAATTGGTTTTCGGTTCCCAGTGATTTTAGACTTATGGTTGTATTTTGTTGTCAATTTGAACGAATGGGTCCATTGAACGCCCTCTCGCATCTGGGGGGTTGTAATTTGATTTACAGCGTATGGGCAGCACAGCTCGAGAAGTGAGTTCAAATTGGCCCAATAGAGAGAAACGTGAAAATTTACTACCCTCGAATGGGACCATCAccgaattttaaattgaaaatttgtttcaatgcATGGATTTGAGTTAGAATATTTGTCAGAATGtttatttgagttttaaacTCATGAGGTTAATTTCTTATTTCAAGCTTCTAATCTTCAAAACCTCAATTTTATTCCAATGAACAGTTTtgggaagcaaaaaaaaagttcaaacaaaaCATTGCCAGAACTTTTGCAGCAAGTATCCTGGCCAAACAAATCCAgattattttatcataaaacctgcaaaatccgggaatttggtttaaaaattgtcgaccaagCAACTtgggtcaaaacccagaaattactcaacaagaatcaagacaaaaaattggaaaaacattttttcatcaaaattgatctgcagatttttaattgttttcagGCTTCAAAAAACCtattatgtttaattttataacactttgttgaaaagttttgttttcgaTGCGTGAATTAAACATATTACAATTTAAttggtttttgtttctgtttgatttggcaaataaaagaaataattcCACGCAAAATCCAAGCTTTTTTCATTAGAATCCGGGTAATTGGACTGGaccggactgttctcaaattttgtatatttatcCGGGCTAACccggttaaaaccgggcaatctgtcaAGCTAACTTTAACATcataaatggaacaaaaattatatctcttaagaaataaaaagaaaacatcgGTCGGCAATGTTTTCGTTTATATTAAATGCTCAAAAATTAAGGTGTTCCTAGACAAAAAgatttgtatctttttttttttttgtgatggtcccacaggcccatttgggtccttcctccaccccatacgcatctttagaagtgggagggagagtttatccttaggataattcatattgtttacattattttatcaatttatgtACGACTTattcgtcttactcccgcgtatgtccatcaccgtacaatttctATCTGATGCTTCGTCAGATCTTCATCACTATTGTATtatcctttttaggattagtcCTTTTCTCAAATTATCTGTTTCACGTAATTTATTGCCAGGTTCTTAAAAGTGTTTAAGTTTGTGCTGTCTTTGATGCTTCTTGGTAGGTTGTTATACATTTTCAGTCCGTTATAGAACACAGAACGttttgtcatctcttttttCGAGTTTGGTAATCTAAAATCATGTGCTCTTCTTGTATTGTATCCGTGTACATCAATTCCGTACTGCAGACCGTCTGATAGATAAGCTGGAAGCAATCCTCTAATCATTTTGTAgataaaaatcaaactgttatACGCAATCCTCTGCTTAACTGACAACCATTGCAGCATATCAAGCATTAAAGCACCAGGAGTGTATCTGTTGCATTGTATAACTACtcgcattattttgttttgtattctttgcagCCGCTTTGTTTGTGTTTCTGATGCATGAAGCAATATCGTAGCACAATAATCAAAGTGTGGCGTAATAACAGATTTCACGTAAgttatttttgaccaaaaagtcATATATCTATTTATTCGACAAAGTACACCATATTTTATGGCAATTTTCTTTATGATGTAGTCGATGTGAGCtatgaaatttagtttttcgtCGACTTGTACTCCTAAGTATTTAACCTGACGTACTTTTTCGACGACACAACCATCAATTAACAATTCTGGACAAACTCCAATCTGTCGATTTCCAATAATCATCCAgctggttttatttaaattaaggcACAGTTTTCTATGCTTTAAAAACTCTGCAATGTTTCTCAAATCTGAATTTGCCTTTGACACCACGAGCTCTAAGTCTTTACCACTCCAGTAGGAGACGGAATCATCTGCGAACAGTTTAAGGCTACCATGACGTAAGCAatttttcatgtcattgatgtagAGTATAAATAACAAGGGACCCAATACACTTCCTTGGGGAACCCCTAGACTGTTTTCTCTGAATTGAGAGTAAGATGAACCATATTTTGTTCGTTGCATTCTGCTATTCAAGTAATTCTTAAACCAGTTTAAAACCGTACCATTTATGCCATATTTCATCAGCACTTTTACAAGTTCTAATCGATCAATTGTCTCGAATGCTCTTTTGAAGTCTAGAAACACAGCCACTGTGTATTTACCGTCCTCAATATTAATTTTCCAATTACGAAGTAATAGGTTTACAGCAGATTCAGTAGAATGCTGCTTCCTAAATCCTGACTGCTCAGCAATCAAAATGTCTTCACGCTCAATAAAGCGTAAGAATTGCTTTTTGACTGCTAATTCTAGGACCTTTTCTTGGATTTCCAACATGTTTATAGGTCGATATGATGAAGCCTCTCGTGCATTCTTCTGTTTGTTTTTAATCTTCATCTTGGGACAGAAAGTGATTCTATGCCTTTAAACAAGCACCATGTCAAATTGCATCTGCTTTGGTCAAGCTGATATATCATACGCCATTTGTTCTAGCAAAAGTGGTGAGTTATTctacatatttgttttttttttaaacaagactAAACTAAATTTCAGATAAATCCGTCGAAGGCTGTAAAATAAGTACCAGTGATGAcaaaaaaacgatttattttttcaaatttaatttaaatattgaaacacTACTACAGAATTCTGGCTTAAAATTCTGGAGAAGCCTTCGAAAGTCCATCAATTAAggtttttgcagaatattctaGGCACATTATCtatctttttaaattattcttttatccttttacatatttcttcaatctattttttaagtagggtgagtgctcctactttggacctagagcctactttagtcctaaaatgccgaaaattgtaaataagtcATTTTGGTGGCATAGAATAAAGATATTCGTATGCACAcaaatgaactcttattcttcctgaatcctacaatactattttttgccattaaaagtctttctgataaaattttcaacgttttaaaaaatgtacctcctcatcagtggtaaatcagacagctcaattagtgggacGCATATTAAGAAATTAGAGTGTATAAGgaaaaattaggattttttaccgtccaagccaaagtttaaaggaaaattaccttcactgtgaagaatatgaaccgtactacctatttttcttaaaatttatgaaaatcaatggaaaactcggaaaaatTGCTGAGGGTCCAAATATAagaaactttcgactttgatgttccatgtttagacctgacatcaccaatACTTTGTGTATCAATACCAAGAAATCAACAGAGTTGCGAATTTATAATTGGGACATAGTTCAGAACCAATATCgaatatttctaacatttttttccagctttacgcaaataaactgcaagtaagtaaacacaaacaagttccagctattgttctgctgatagagctgttggggattgatttttttatgatattcataacagaaattttagtttttt
This sequence is a window from Uranotaenia lowii strain MFRU-FL chromosome 3, ASM2978415v1, whole genome shotgun sequence. Protein-coding genes within it:
- the LOC129755769 gene encoding uncharacterized protein LOC129755769, producing the protein MTGTKSIDLSDLSVPFVVPPPPAPKFWLYLAGLQPQITDEDVNKIVSRCLDITSSVEVKRLLPKGVDGSTRRFVSFKIGLDPSLKDAALNTTTWPTGMQFREFVDQPKNFHRRPQTPAPSVQLFQPTVEATTPIVFGTGRSTTVPVSLR